In the genome of Chryseobacterium sp. 52, the window AGGAGTGCACAGAGATTCAGTAGAATGAAAGTAAGTATACTTTTAATCAGAGTATTCATAAAAAATAATTTTTTAAATCAGTTAAAAAACCTGCAGACTGCTAAAATAGCAAATCTACAGGCCTGTAATAACTAGTATGAAATGTTTAGTTTTTTTATTATTTCAACAGAACAGATACGTTCAGATGTTGGAAAAGTAAACAGGGCAAAAGCCTGTAATAATAAGGAGTCGTTTTTCTTCATAAAAAAATATATTTAAATTGATAAAATTGATATAGGTGTGAAAAGTTATATGAAAATTGGTGAATTATGATTAATATTGAAGCCTATTTATGACGGGTATAAAGATCTGATAGGTGCGCTGTGAGCAGGCTGCTGTTTTAAATTGTTTTCGAAATTAATTATTATTTTTCTTTTCATCATAGATTTAAAGCACTGATCAGCAAAGAGTAGTACCTGATACGTACCTGTTTGTTCCCATGAATGGCAATGAAAACTTCGTTAGAGTATAAGAACACTAAAAAAGATTATGGTCAAAAAATTCCTTTCGTGTATATTTTTCTTTTCGTTATTTTTTTATTCCTTTTCACAGCAACCCAGTGAAGAAAGTCTTAAAAATATCATTTTTGATATAGGATTTTCTACTGCCGGAGATCGTGAAATAAAAAAACTGGACAGTATTATCGCAATCTGTCACCAGGCAGGGTATTCAGACTGTGAAGTATTTGGATATCTTAAAATTGCCAATATATACAACAAGAATAATGATATCAAAAAAGCATTCTATTATACAGACCTTGTCGAGAAGAAAAACCTCATAACCGCTGAGACAGACTTTGAAGCTGTTTTTTACTTTCATACCATCCGTTCTCTTTTGCATCAAAAATTAGGAAAACGTGTCAAGGCACTTAAACTTCTGGATGAAGTAGCGGATCAGTCAAAAGGAAATCCTTATTTCGAATACCTGCTGGACTGGCAGTATGCAGGAATCTACAATGAAATGAATGAGAAAGCGAAAGCTTTTAAAGCCTATAAAAATGCTTATCTGAAATCAAAAGAGTACAGAAAGCAGCAGGGGAAGGGGCTGGCAAAAAGCATCAATAAGATAAGCAACAGCTACAAACCCACGGCCTATCTTGCAGGAATGTATATGGAATCCGGGAAAATGGATTCGGCAAAAATTTATATAGAAGAGGTGTTGAATGACAGTGGGAAACTGAACGAAAAAGGACTTCAGTACATTGCCTCTTTCTATGCTTCAAAATATTACTTTAAAGCGGAAGACTTAAAGAAAGCACAGCATTATTTATGGATCTGCAAAAGCATAGCCATCTATCACTACAAAAGTGAGAATTATCAAAAAGCGGTGATCGCAGACCTGATCAAGCTGTATGAGAAGATGGGGAAGAAGGACAGTGCAGATTATTATTCCAGGGAGATGCTGACGATACAAAACATTAATGAGAAACAGAATAATGTTCAAAAAGATATCCTTGATAAAAAACAGGCTACAGAAGAAGCCCGTAAAAAACAGGAAAGAAGAACTTTGATCTATCTGTGCGCGGCACTTCTGGTGGGTATAGTCTCTGTTGTTCTGTATTTTTATAATAAGAATCAAAAAAGCAAAAACCTTATCCATGCAGATATTCCTGCCGTACAGGATAACGATCTCTTTGAACAGGTCATTATCCTGGCTAAAGAAAATAATCCCGAATTTTTAACAAGGTTTAATGACTACTGCCCCGGATTCTCAGAAAAACTGGATACGGAGCATGGTCTTAAAAGCTCAGAAATAAGGTTCTGTGCTTATCTCTATCTTAATTTCTCTACCAAAGACATTGCAGAATACACCCATACTTCAG includes:
- a CDS encoding helix-turn-helix transcriptional regulator, encoding MVKKFLSCIFFFSLFFYSFSQQPSEESLKNIIFDIGFSTAGDREIKKLDSIIAICHQAGYSDCEVFGYLKIANIYNKNNDIKKAFYYTDLVEKKNLITAETDFEAVFYFHTIRSLLHQKLGKRVKALKLLDEVADQSKGNPYFEYLLDWQYAGIYNEMNEKAKAFKAYKNAYLKSKEYRKQQGKGLAKSINKISNSYKPTAYLAGMYMESGKMDSAKIYIEEVLNDSGKLNEKGLQYIASFYASKYYFKAEDLKKAQHYLWICKSIAIYHYKSENYQKAVIADLIKLYEKMGKKDSADYYSREMLTIQNINEKQNNVQKDILDKKQATEEARKKQERRTLIYLCAALLVGIVSVVLYFYNKNQKSKNLIHADIPAVQDNDLFEQVIILAKENNPEFLTRFNDYCPGFSEKLDTEHGLKSSEIRFCAYLYLNFSTKDIAEYTHTSVRTVQTKKYRLRKKFNIPNETDTYLWFSNLMK